A section of the Bryobacteraceae bacterium genome encodes:
- a CDS encoding aldose 1-epimerase codes for MQPLFSQRYEARRESLEGLETIVLRDRAADAEARIVPALGNNVWQMTVHGQPVFWSPFRSPGEVRARPAHFGNPFLWPWANRIDGLAYWVNGRKYLLNPELGNVRPGPNNTPIHGLLVFSDLWKPAAHGADQESAWVTSRLEFWRRPELMAQFPFAHTVEMTYRLAGGALTVETEVENQCDEPMPVSLGFHPYFQITDAPRDEWTVTLAARRRHLLDAKLIPTGQTEPSPYPGRLSLKGAALDDVLDGLARDPDGMARFRVEGRRQRITVEYGEAWRVAVVYAPAGRGFICFEPMTAITNAFNAAHAGWYRDLPFIAPRGRWRGVFRIVAEGY; via the coding sequence ATGCAACCTCTTTTCAGCCAGCGATACGAAGCCCGCAGGGAAAGCCTCGAAGGGCTGGAGACCATCGTCCTGCGCGACCGCGCGGCAGACGCGGAGGCGCGCATCGTGCCTGCGCTGGGCAACAACGTCTGGCAGATGACCGTGCACGGCCAGCCCGTGTTCTGGTCGCCGTTCCGCTCGCCCGGCGAGGTGCGCGCCCGCCCGGCCCACTTCGGCAACCCGTTCCTTTGGCCCTGGGCGAACCGCATTGACGGGCTCGCCTATTGGGTGAACGGCCGGAAATATCTGCTCAACCCGGAGCTCGGCAACGTGCGTCCCGGTCCGAACAACACGCCGATCCACGGGCTCCTCGTCTTTTCAGATCTCTGGAAGCCTGCTGCGCATGGCGCGGATCAGGAGAGCGCCTGGGTCACTTCGCGGCTCGAATTCTGGCGCCGTCCTGAGTTGATGGCGCAGTTTCCGTTTGCCCACACGGTGGAGATGACGTACAGGCTGGCTGGCGGGGCGTTGACTGTGGAGACGGAGGTTGAGAACCAGTGCGATGAGCCCATGCCCGTCTCGCTGGGCTTCCATCCCTATTTCCAGATCACCGACGCTCCGCGCGACGAGTGGACGGTGACGCTGGCGGCGCGCCGCAGGCATCTGCTGGACGCGAAGCTGATCCCCACCGGACAGACAGAGCCCTCGCCGTATCCGGGCAGGCTGAGCCTGAAGGGCGCGGCGCTCGATGACGTGCTCGACGGGCTGGCGCGCGACCCCGACGGCATGGCGCGCTTCCGCGTGGAAGGCCGGCGGCAGCGCATCACCGTGGAATACGGCGAAGCCTGGCGGGTGGCGGTCGTCTATGCGCCGGCGGGGCGGGGGTTCATCTGCTTCGAACCGATGACGGCCATCACCAACGCCTTCAATGCGGCGCATGCCGGCTGGTACAGGGACCTGCCTTTCATCGCCCCGCGGGGCCGCTGGCGCGGTGTGTTCCGGATCGTGGCCGAAGGCTACTGA